In Miscanthus floridulus cultivar M001 unplaced genomic scaffold, ASM1932011v1 fs_276_1_2, whole genome shotgun sequence, the following proteins share a genomic window:
- the LOC136531084 gene encoding uncharacterized protein — translation MATPPPPAARTRPSSSPHSTHVITSPTASDDTRRPTTVGDGDVAATVAATPQHTTSPLSAFTAHVCRSPAASMAWLPFGSRLTAFRLPRHFTSPEPFASLHTNPPPTATAEKCRLFRNVPDDHLQHCILSSTSPLKECFCFRGPPPPFRPSPASRPSEAPARLALPPRPGPAQRRAGLPPRACSLTRRAARPDRGRACPPRGRPALASPAARQPWPGTAPTHLPSPAGARALAPSCPHFLPFSSTAASSELRHHRARAPPASNSRTTAPFSNSLCPELRLAFLEVALELTPPSEHRSGLPASRRRRPWRRCARPPWNPSSFSPPASPSYPTELAFSSHISCARSLALPWPETAAGRWPSRAVAPARAPARPLPSPASQAGQAKQPWAEALPGRRAPPFARAA, via the exons atggcgacacCGCCTCCTCCGGCGGCCCGCACGAGACCTTCTAGTTCCCCCCACAGCACGCACGTGATCACGTCGCCCACCGCCAGCGATGACACCAGGCGCCCAACTACCGTCGGCGATGGCGACGTGGCCGCCACCGTGGCGGCCACACCCCAGCACACCACCTCGCCACTATCCGCCTTCACCGCGCACGTGTGCCGCTCTCCCGCGGCGAGCATGGCGTGGCTCCCCTTCGGCTCCCGCCTCACGGCTTTCCGGCTGCCGAGACACTTCACCTCGCCGGAGCCCTTCGCCAGCCTACACACGAACCCGCCGCCCACAGCCACGGCCGAGAAATGCAGGCTCTTCAGGAACGTCCCGGACGACCACCTCCAGCACTGTATCCTCTCATCCACGAGCCCGCtaaaag AATGTTTCTgttttcgcgggccgccgcctcctttccGGCCCAGCCCCGCAAGCCGGCCCAGCGAAGCCCCCGCGCGCCTCGCGCTTCCACCGCGccccggcccagcccagcgccgcgctggcctgcctccgcgcgcctgctcgctgacgcgccgcgccgcgcgtcccgaccgcggcagagcttgcccgccgcgtggccgccctgcgctggcgtcgcccgccgcgcggcagccgtggCCTGGCACTGCGCCCACACACCTgccttcacctgctggtgcccgcGCACTCGCTCCCTCGTGCCCGCACTTCCTCCCTTTCTCCTCCACAGCCGCGAGCTCCgagctccgccatcaccgtgctcgagctccgccggcgtccaactcacgcaccaccgcgccattctccaattccttgtgccccgagctccgcctcgccttccttgAGGTCGCGCTCGAGCTTActccgccttccgagcacaggtcgggcctccccgcgtctcgccgccgacggccatggcgccgctgtgcACGGCCGCCATGGAATCCGTCTTCCTTCTcccctccagcctcgcctagctaccctaccgagctcgccttctcctcgcacatctcctgcgctcgctcgctggcgctgccatggccggagacggccgccggccgctggccgagccgcgccgtcgcgccCGCGCGCGCACCGGCGAGGCCTCTGCCTTCGCCAGCCAGCCAGGCCGGCCAGGCAAAGCAgccgtgggccgaagccctgccaggccgccgcgctcctccttTCGCTCGGGCCGCGTAG